The Gillisia sp. Hel_I_86 genome has a segment encoding these proteins:
- a CDS encoding T9SS type A sorting domain-containing protein: MRQIYILVLFIVPYIGHSQLTIKPSQDSNIYLYSEGSLLFVEKEMNLIANLDKQPSLYLRNEAQLLQGKANSNNSGDGIISVFQEGNASNFTYNYWSLPVGNTETNSRFGSLFFDPVTRTESNPAIITSSYNGISQPLSISNKWIYKFSGTEYSDWQFIGNNFDLPPGEGFTMKGVNGTNTAINIYNVPNNPGNKQRYDLRGKPNSGVYELDIQEGDSKLIGNPYPSALDLNAFLQDNTNTTGIAYFWDSQFIDSHYLKEYEGGYGVYSPGAGIYGYVPAIFNKFDGAGNTLGETGLLGAYYARRFSPIGQGFIVIGSRDGNITFDNKYRNFIKEDQLLSQFKSKKVGLKSSETEEFPMLRLNIELQDNYIRQLLLVLRDNATIAADHAMDAINPETLSSNAGWMIEDENYIINVRPLDELEEIPLFIVLAKTTEIVFSIAEIKGFKSKVFLLDSSTNKYHDLSNGPIILNLDAGEYSERFKLTYTNKEQIYINREIVKDINNYSIFQNNPESRLEIRIPEQSIPMDIVLFDSLGKKILGKKGITNEHYHEFSTRKLSKGLYILKITNKNATIISKKVIISN, from the coding sequence ATGAGGCAAATATACATTTTAGTGCTATTTATTGTACCATACATTGGGCATTCTCAATTAACCATAAAACCATCTCAAGATTCAAATATTTATTTATATTCCGAAGGCTCACTATTATTTGTGGAAAAGGAAATGAATTTAATTGCCAACCTGGATAAACAACCTAGTCTTTATTTAAGAAACGAAGCTCAACTGCTTCAAGGAAAAGCCAATTCTAACAATAGTGGGGATGGAATAATTTCTGTTTTTCAGGAAGGAAACGCCAGCAATTTTACCTATAATTATTGGAGCTTGCCAGTTGGTAATACTGAAACCAATAGCAGATTTGGAAGCCTATTTTTCGATCCGGTTACTAGAACCGAAAGCAATCCGGCAATAATCACTTCAAGTTATAATGGAATTTCCCAGCCCTTAAGCATTTCTAATAAATGGATCTATAAATTTTCTGGAACAGAATATTCCGACTGGCAATTTATCGGGAACAATTTTGATCTTCCACCTGGCGAAGGCTTTACCATGAAAGGAGTGAACGGCACAAATACCGCTATAAATATTTATAATGTCCCTAACAATCCAGGCAATAAACAACGCTATGATCTACGGGGAAAACCAAATTCAGGGGTATATGAATTGGATATCCAGGAGGGCGATAGTAAACTCATTGGCAACCCTTACCCTTCTGCTCTAGACCTTAATGCTTTTCTCCAAGATAATACAAACACTACTGGCATTGCATATTTCTGGGATTCCCAGTTTATAGACTCCCACTATTTAAAGGAATATGAGGGCGGTTACGGGGTGTATTCACCTGGAGCTGGGATATATGGGTATGTCCCGGCCATCTTTAACAAATTTGATGGTGCTGGAAATACGTTGGGGGAAACAGGGCTTTTAGGAGCTTATTACGCCAGAAGATTCTCTCCGATAGGCCAAGGTTTTATTGTTATAGGGAGTCGGGATGGAAATATCACATTCGATAATAAATACCGAAACTTTATAAAAGAAGATCAGCTTTTATCTCAATTCAAATCCAAGAAAGTTGGTTTAAAAAGTTCAGAAACCGAAGAGTTTCCAATGCTAAGGTTGAATATTGAATTACAGGACAACTATATTAGACAACTGCTTTTGGTGCTTCGCGATAACGCAACTATAGCAGCAGACCATGCAATGGATGCCATTAACCCTGAAACGCTAAGTTCTAACGCTGGTTGGATGATAGAAGATGAAAATTATATTATTAATGTAAGGCCACTGGACGAACTCGAAGAAATTCCTCTTTTTATAGTGCTGGCAAAAACAACAGAAATAGTTTTTAGTATTGCTGAAATAAAAGGATTTAAGTCTAAAGTATTTCTGTTGGACTCTTCTACCAATAAATATCACGATCTAAGCAATGGTCCCATAATACTCAATTTGGATGCCGGTGAATATTCGGAAAGATTCAAACTCACTTATACCAATAAGGAACAAATCTATATAAATAGGGAGATTGTAAAGGATATTAATAATTATAGTATTTTTCAGAACAATCCCGAATCGAGATTGGAAATAAGGATTCCTGAACAATCCATTCCTATGGATATTGTACTTTTTGACAGCTTGGGCAAAAAGATCCTGGGGAAAAAAGGAATTACTAATGAGCATTATCATGAATTTTCCACTAGAAAATTAAGCAAAGGTTTATATATTCTGAAAATAACGAACAAGAATGCTACGATAATTTCCAAAAAAGTGATAATTTCAAATTAA
- a CDS encoding cysteine desulfurase family protein, whose translation MRKVYLDSAATTQMRDEVIDRMTTVMKDFYGNPSSIHSYGRSSKALIENARKAIASILNVTAAEIIFTSGGTEADNLALNSAVRDLGVKRIITSKIEHHAVLYTVNQLKECYEIEVEYVNLDTTGNVDLLHLEEVLSNSEAKTLVSLMHVNNEIGNLLDVQKAGTLCKEHKALFHCDAVQSIGHYKMDLKETPIDFTAVSAHKFHGPKGVGFAFIRKNSGLKPLIFGGEQERGHRAGTESVHNIVGLEEAFKLAYANLEEETAYISSLKTYFIEQLEENIPGVKFNGNCKDFTKSTYTLVNVCLPIPPEKALMLLFQLDLKGIACSKGSACQSGSDKGSHVLSAFLSEEDMNKPSLRFSFSRFNTKEELDYVVAVLKEFMES comes from the coding sequence ATGAGAAAAGTATATTTAGACAGTGCCGCTACCACGCAAATGCGTGACGAAGTTATAGATAGAATGACAACAGTGATGAAAGATTTTTACGGAAATCCCTCTTCTATACATAGTTACGGAAGGTCATCTAAAGCTTTAATCGAAAATGCTAGAAAGGCCATAGCTTCTATTTTAAATGTCACTGCGGCCGAAATCATCTTTACTTCGGGTGGAACCGAAGCCGATAACCTGGCGCTTAATTCTGCTGTCCGGGATCTAGGGGTGAAGAGGATTATCACTTCTAAAATAGAACATCATGCGGTTTTGTACACCGTAAATCAGCTTAAGGAGTGTTACGAGATCGAGGTGGAATATGTAAATTTGGATACTACCGGAAATGTAGATCTTTTACATTTGGAAGAAGTACTCAGCAATTCTGAAGCAAAAACATTGGTGAGTTTGATGCATGTGAACAATGAAATTGGAAACTTATTGGATGTTCAAAAAGCAGGAACACTTTGTAAAGAACATAAAGCTTTGTTTCATTGTGACGCCGTGCAGTCCATAGGGCATTATAAAATGGATCTTAAGGAAACACCCATAGATTTTACTGCGGTGAGCGCTCATAAATTTCACGGACCAAAAGGAGTTGGATTTGCATTTATTCGTAAAAACAGCGGACTTAAACCGTTGATTTTTGGAGGAGAACAAGAGCGCGGACATCGTGCCGGGACAGAAAGCGTACATAATATTGTTGGGCTGGAAGAGGCTTTTAAATTGGCTTATGCGAACCTAGAAGAAGAGACAGCCTACATAAGTTCTTTAAAAACCTATTTTATAGAGCAATTAGAAGAAAATATTCCAGGAGTGAAATTCAACGGAAATTGTAAGGATTTTACAAAAAGCACGTATACCTTGGTAAATGTTTGTTTGCCAATTCCACCGGAGAAAGCTTTAATGCTCTTGTTTCAATTAGATCTTAAGGGGATCGCTTGTTCTAAAGGTTCTGCTTGCCAAAGTGGAAGCGATAAAGGCTCCCACGTTCTAAGCGCTTTCCTTTCTGAAGAAGATATGAACAAACCTTCTCTTAGGTTTTCCTTCTCCAGATTTAACACTAAAGAAGAACTGGATTATGTGGTTGCGGTGCTTAAAGAGTTTATGGAGAGTTGA
- a CDS encoding Smr/MutS family protein, with protein MKFEVNDKVEVLDDALEGKVINMDGDTIYVETSEGFLMEFHASELVKIEEEQSRMIASENIPISQIIKEKQPTKRIKAEKVKSKDRSAPPMEVDLHIEKLVNSFRGMSNYDILNLQLETAKRQINFAVSKRIPKIVFIHGVGEGVLKAELDYLLSRYDNLKFYDANFQKYGLGATEVYIYQNS; from the coding sequence ATGAAATTTGAAGTCAATGATAAAGTAGAGGTGCTGGATGACGCTTTGGAAGGAAAAGTGATCAATATGGATGGGGATACTATTTATGTGGAAACTTCTGAAGGATTTTTAATGGAATTTCATGCTTCAGAATTGGTTAAAATAGAAGAGGAGCAGAGTAGGATGATCGCTTCGGAAAATATCCCTATTTCGCAAATAATAAAGGAAAAGCAGCCAACAAAGCGGATTAAGGCTGAAAAGGTAAAGTCGAAGGATCGCAGTGCTCCTCCAATGGAAGTGGATCTTCATATCGAAAAATTGGTAAATTCGTTTAGGGGAATGAGCAATTATGATATTTTAAACCTGCAATTGGAAACCGCAAAACGGCAAATTAATTTTGCTGTTAGCAAACGGATTCCAAAAATCGTGTTTATCCATGGAGTGGGTGAGGGCGTTTTAAAAGCAGAGCTAGATTATCTATTGAGTAGATATGACAACCTTAAATTTTATGATGCGAATTTCCAGAAATATGGATTGGGTGCTACCGAGGTCTATATTTATCAGAACTCTTAA